Part of the Paenibacillus sp. JNUCC32 genome is shown below.
GCTGAAAGGCACGATCCCGGAACTGCAAAAAAAGGTGGAGTTCGTCGGGATCAGCGATCTCGTCAGGGAGCACTCAAGCTGGCGGCCTGATCCGCTGCGCTCGTATTAGATCTTCCTTGAGCACAGAACAGGTCCGGAATCGAGTGACGAGACCGGTGGAAGGTCCAAACGTTAAGATCAGCCGAGACCGGGTATGAATATAAAACGAACGGCCTTCCGCGCAAGAGTCCCGGTGATTCAGAGTTTCATGCTTGGAAGGCTGTTTATATGTTGCGCTATATTATCGGATGCGGGCATCGGTGAGTTTGAATTGACCTACCAGCTGCTGCATCGATTTCGCTATGGCTTCGACATTGCCTGAGGTGTACCTTACGCTTTCGATTTCCTGCGACAGCTCCTGCACTTTGCTCTCCACATCCTTGGAAATCTTTCGGTTATCCTTGCTGACCGAAGCGATTTTCTCCATCAGCTGAACCACTTCATCTACGGCCTGGTGCTTGCGGAGATCGTCTTCGGCTGCGGCGGCAAGCAGCTCGGAAGCCGCGGAAACCAGCAGGTTTCCTTCTTCCACGACCCGGGTCCCTTCCTTCATCGAGAGCACGGCGTGCTGGGCGTCCTGATAGATATGACCGATAATCCGGTGGACCTCTTCCGTGGACTGTCTGGTCAGTTCGGACAGCTTGCGGATTTCGGTTGCAACGACGGCAAAACCTTGTCCGTGTTCTCCGACCCGTGCCGCTTCAATGGAAGCATTCAGGGCCAGCAAATGGGTTTGGGAGGATATTTGTTCGATCGCGTGCAGTACGCCTGTAACTTCCTGAACGGTTCCCATGAACGTGCGGATGGTCTGATTGGTTTCCTCGACTTTCGCAGAAATATGAGACATCTTGTCTCCGATCCGGACGACTTCATTCTTGGCCACATCAATCTGCTCATTTGCTTGCCGTTCCAGCTGGCGGAGCGTCTCCCGCATCCGTTCCGCGCTGTCCTTCACGGCATCGATATCCTGCAGCTGGCTGCGCATGCTGCGGATCATCTCGCTAATGTTGCTGCTGACACGCCGTGCGGAAGTAACGGTGACGGCGGTGGTGTCGTTCATTACCTGTTGGCTGGAGGAAACATCGCCTGCCGTCAACTTCACCTGCATCATGATGCTTTCCAGCGAATCGATCATATTGTTGATCCATTTGGCTAATTCGCGCGTTTCATCCTGATCGAAATGGCGGGGGTCCAGCCGCTGCGTCAGATCTCCGCTGCCCTCGGCATTCAAGCGGATGAAGCGGTTGAGGCTGCGTAGACGATCCGCGATTCGTCCAATTTCTTTATGGCCGACCAGGGAAGAGGTGAGAAGGCCGGTGACCAAACAGGCTAACCCTCCCGCCATGGCTGCGAATGCCGGAGATAAATAAACAGCCGTAATAAAAACAATGACAGCCGTCAGGAGGCTCGAGATAAGGGTAGACAAGCCATGGAGCTTAGCATGTCTGAAGCGAATGCCGCGAATACGGTAAACCTCTTCGAGATCCCCTTCGCACATCATCCCCCAAACATCCGGACAATGGGGCAGGCGGAACGTCACACCTTTTCCGATCACCGGAATGTGGCGGTAATCGGAATAACCGGGGAAGTCCACGAACAGATTGCTTCCGTTCGCGATGGTGTTGGCTACGCCTGGATGAAGCTGACCCGTTGCCGGGTCGGTGAACATCAGCTCCAGCTCCGTATGTTCCTGTACCGACACGGTCCCCCAGTCGGTCGTTACACCGTCCTTCAGGTTCTCCCCGTGTGTGAAGGTCCGGTCTTCAAAGCGGCTTCTGGAAAGGGCCGTGCCCGGAGCAATATGGCGATTCATCTCGGGCTTGGCCATGAATATATAGTTGTCGCCGGAATCGGGATAGACGTGGCCGGATTCCCGCTGAATTAAATCCCCGATCACGTCGTTTGGCACCCGGCCGCAGAGGATGCCGGCGAACGTATCGTCGACGTAAATGGCATTCATGAACAGCAGCGTCATTTTGTCGTGAAAAGCAGAGGAGCGGGGACCGATAGTGAACGTGACGGAATCCGCATACGGCCCGAAGAGCAATTTGCCGGTATCCGAGCCGGCGAGATGAATGATTGCCTGTCC
Proteins encoded:
- a CDS encoding methyl-accepting chemotaxis protein, coding for MFDWLGYRQGLPLWISWRLNRKLKEDIEDIFEGIAETRKELLFSWSHEYWGHLDRLKEQLDKDKPHGSLVGGEHSHLFSTSAPLSQEQLFSALYSRAADFTELFLLNPSGEVTYSTYAPHVGTSYSKSSPLGQAIIHLAGSDTGKLLFGPYADSVTFTIGPRSSAFHDKMTLLFMNAIYVDDTFAGILCGRVPNDVIGDLIQRESGHVYPDSGDNYIFMAKPEMNRHIAPGTALSRSRFEDRTFTHGENLKDGVTTDWGTVSVQEHTELELMFTDPATGQLHPGVANTIANGSNLFVDFPGYSDYRHIPVIGKGVTFRLPHCPDVWGMMCEGDLEEVYRIRGIRFRHAKLHGLSTLISSLLTAVIVFITAVYLSPAFAAMAGGLACLVTGLLTSSLVGHKEIGRIADRLRSLNRFIRLNAEGSGDLTQRLDPRHFDQDETRELAKWINNMIDSLESIMMQVKLTAGDVSSSQQVMNDTTAVTVTSARRVSSNISEMIRSMRSQLQDIDAVKDSAERMRETLRQLERQANEQIDVAKNEVVRIGDKMSHISAKVEETNQTIRTFMGTVQEVTGVLHAIEQISSQTHLLALNASIEAARVGEHGQGFAVVATEIRKLSELTRQSTEEVHRIIGHIYQDAQHAVLSMKEGTRVVEEGNLLVSAASELLAAAAEDDLRKHQAVDEVVQLMEKIASVSKDNRKISKDVESKVQELSQEIESVRYTSGNVEAIAKSMQQLVGQFKLTDARIR